AAAGGATCTACCAATACACCAAACTGTTCAACCGCCAAAACACGGAAACTAAATGGTGTACACATCCTCGGGGCATAAGCACACGATTTGCCATTGTTAAAATGAATGACAACGATAGTTGTCATACAATTTACAGACATTTCCTACCTTGTCCTTATGTATGTAGTTTTCTTTGAGTTTCTGTGTTATAATCAACACGATCGCTTCTACTACGAGTCCACAGGTGATAGATACCTCAGCCCTCCGATGTCCCAATCTGAACTTTGTGCTGCTATCTCCTGTGAATTAATTCCGCTATCAAGCAACTGTCTGGGCTAAACAGTGCGATTGTCctgacaaaaaaacaacaacagcgcACCGGCAGGTCAATGTTAATTTGTTGAAAACCCCAAGGTTTCTCTGTCTTTACAAGGTGAAAAATCGACATGCAACGTTACATTTTACCGCACTCAGCTCCGACGTTACATGGTAGTGCGATATCTGTGGTATTTGATCGTGAGTTGAAGCTACTGGCGGCGATTGGGTTATTCCGGATCCAGCGTCGAGTGTAATTTGGTGATCGAGCGATAGTGATCTTCAAATACCTGAGTTGACtcgataaaataaaattgttcacaCGTTTACGCCTCTGTAATCTCGTACCACCGTTTTTGTACGTGTAAACCCGGAAGCTCACAACATAGGTTGCCCTACTTGTACACCACGCCCAaaatactagatacagataaaataaaaattaacagGTTGCTGGTCACTTTACGTCGCCATCGGTCTGCTGTCTCTCTGAGTCAGCTGCTGCATGCGGTGCATACAAACAATCGGGTCGCTCCTCTGCCTCTGTCCCTTGTGTCTGAGTGTTATAACGTCCCAATTCATTGAGTTAAAATTGCTGGATTATGCATTAATACAATAGCCATTCTCTCTAACGTTGTCAAATACGCTGCCAATCAAACTTTAGGGATAGTTTTTGAATACGAGTAATCGTTCGGCGAGTAGACGGCCATTGGTACGTAGTGCTACCTTCCGCGAAGCGTTCAAGTTGGGCAAATATGAGCGAGTGGGGGCGCTCAGACACGATCGCGTCCCTACTGTGTaacataaatttcaaaatttcgaATTTTGTCGCATTTATTAAACCCAATTCTTTTTCGCAAGCAGTAAATAATGTAACTCAATGTATGAAAAtgttttgcaatattttaaaCATGATTCTCCCAGATATTTGCAAGTCTGCACGCTCACATTTACCCATAGAGTGTTGGTTGATTGTTCTAGCGAAGGTTTTATTATTTTCTATGCAAAATTGCcgtaaaatttcaaaaataatgtaaaatggATATTAATAAAAGacattttccattgtttttcagtATCGtgtcaaaatttttttttgtttatatggTCGGACCATTGTAAATTATGGACATGTAGACCGGTGTGTGTTTGACGTGAACTTAACAAAAAcgatatagacagacaggcagacagacagacagacagacagactagatagacagacagacagactagatagacagacagactgtagtttgtttgtttgtttgtttgtttgatcgCGCGCTCATACTACTACTGCGCATATTTACTGAGCATGTACGTAATAATGTCAGCTGCAAGTTTGCAGATTTCTAGCTCTGTCGTCGTACGTCAAATATGATTTATGAATTTTGCAATATTATTTTAGGTTTTAAATCCCAGTCCAATATTTTCGTCGTTTTAGTTAGATGAGGATTTCGAGTTGGAGTGCTTTAACAAGATTTGACTTCGTGATTTGTACAAATTGGAGTGGTACTGGAGACAGACCTGTGACGTGAATTTGAAGCAGACGACAAAAGCGTAAAAAAGTTTCACATGCGACAATGGTTACCCCTGAAAATGCAATGTTTGAACAAAGTTAGCAGCTACAAGAATATTTACTTGGATTTGAAATGTCATCTACGTTACGAAGGAGTCGACGATCCGTACCGAAGACAGTTGAAGAGGTTAGCACATTCACAATAATATTGTGTTGAAACGTCATCATTCGAACTCGtccattttgtatttgttgagAATTTCCGGTCTCTGGTGTTGATTGAAGCaagaggaaactggagtacccagGAAAATCTTCCGAACTGTCAAACTGAACATCACCCTTCTAATCTTACATCCACGTTTGCCCATAGTTTATAATGGAAACCATCCAACTCTAGGCAGGTTCAAAATTATTTGAGTTATTTCCCAAAATGGAAAGAATACTTTTTCCAcataaaatacttttttttctggAGTTTGGTTGAAGTAAGTTTTTAACATGTCGAAATGTACTTTTCCAGAGGCAGTGCTTGATAGGAGGTGCAATAAGAAAAACTAGTAATGCAATACAGTCTATTGTTAGCCGCAGTACTCATGATGATTTTAGAAAGAATTGTTTCCATATGATGCAGGTTAGTCTTGAAAATATAATCATAATACTATTTCTATGCATGATAACTTCTAAATATGATAGAATTTCACTATGATGATGCAAGTCGTTAGATTCTCAACTGTAGTAAACAATTGGATGTTTGCTTGTATTAGTTACCAATGCTTTCAACTGTTCATCTACAGTGGAACACGTGATTTTTACCCACTAAAATAAGGCCCCAGTGAAAATACTTTCTAATCAAAATTTCCAATTTTTCTTCAGTTTAACTTAAATCCCTTGAAAAAGTTTATATTCCACACTATATTTTTCACTGATTTTAAAACCAAACAGTATCAAGTAAAAAAGTAATGCCAGTAGTTTATTTAGTAGAaaagaaatcattttgtgaCCGAGCTATACTGCATATATATGATGGGATCAGGTACTGGTACAGGCAGTTTGATGTTAGTGTTCACCagctgtgtttgatacaaccaagaAATTGCAGCCTTGTTATCTTAAATTTAAAAGCTATGTACAATGTGCAGTAAAATCTCTTATTAGCTGCAGCAGGGTTGtgtcaaacagagccagtgaacactaacataaaGCAGGTTGTAGATAGTTAAGTATGAAGAGCCCAAGGTATATCAACTGATAGATAATGTCAGAAGGTAGGGGACTCATGTAGATAATTTCTGATTTCTTTCCAGGTTTcaaatgtatatgaaatgaCAGAGGCAGTCAAGTCTAGATTGTGGTCTATTGCAGGGCAAAGAATGGGTATCCAGGAACCCATCCCTCAAAATACTATCATGGTGaaacattcattatttattcatttttagaaCAAATGAGATAAGTGTGTCAGGAAAGagtgtatttgcatatcatgccTGTACAGtgtgcacatgtacatgcaagtgtgtgtgtgtgtgtgtgtgtgtgtgtgtgtgtgtgtgcgtgcgtgcatgcatgcatgtgtacatgtcaaatCAAATACTGGTTAACCATCATgaatgtaaacatttaaaacagtGCTCTTGATTAGCAAGGCAACAGGGGTGCCTATTGTAACATTGCCCCTTCACAAAACTAACATTTCACTTCAAGTAACTTCATTATGATATGAAAGAAGTACTAAGAATCCGGTGGAAAACTTCACAGATTTATACTGTAATGATTGAAGTTTACACATTTATGTCAGGGAAATTTTTTGAAGATTATACAGTGAATAGAGTTTTCATTATCATGCCAAAAAAAGTCTAATTCAACACCATGTTTTCATCCTCTGTACAGGTGCCTGATAGTAGATCATTGTCTCCCTCCCAGGAATTGTcaacatcaaattttgaaatgagtACAGATGATAACTTGCCAGTAAAAGAAGAAGTAAGTCATAAGTAATATATGACAAGAGACAAAGAGAGTCAagtaaattgaaatttgttgtgttgAAATGGCGTAAATATTGGAAGCAATGAAATTGTAATTTGGCATTTGATCTACACCAATAAAACACTGCATTGATCTTCCAAAAGACTCGACCATCTATCCTGATTGGTAAACTGTACATATAGGTAACTCAGACCACCTTCCTGGTCACCCAAGTATGTAATATCCGCAAATAGGAATTTCATGGTAACAGTCTTGCCAATATTGAAGGGGAACAAAGGCGAGACTATAGAGAGCAAATACCAATGTTACCCCTAGGATCTATCAATAAATTCTTGATATTAAACTACCATATGACAAGTGTGTGAATAATCGATGTGCTTAAAAAATGCTGTTTACCTACATGAGTCTCTTCTTGTGCAAAAATAAGTATGTGTTCTAATATTATGTCAGTAAGTCTGTTTTACAGAGGTTGTCTTGCAGGATTGCATTGGTAAATATGACTTTGCTGGGTCCCCTTGGTGTAAAGAAATGCAGTTAAGATAAAATCAGCCATACCTTTGTTTTGTGTTACTTGCAGGATCAAAACCTGGTATCTGTAGAAACCAAAGATGACCTTAACATTTTCACCCAAGAGGATTTAGAAGAAATGGAGACACTTCTTGAGGAGAACTGTGAGCTAGATATAACACAATCAAACAACTCTGTCGATAATCAGATGAAATCTCAATATCAAGAGTCACAACTGAATACTGCTGTTGCCATACCACAGAAATTGGAGAATGAAATGTTAACGACATCTGTCATGAAAGAAAAATCTGATATAGCAAAGGTATATATAAAAGcttgattttgaaattactcAATAAAATGATATGGTTATTATGTTAATGAAAAATAACATCTCTTATGCTGGtgatcataaaaataaaagattgtatagtttggccactaggggtgctgttggGAGGCAGCTATTATTAGACCAGAAGTGAGGGCCCTGTGAAGACTATCATAGTTGAGCTCCTCTCAGTGAAAAACCATAATTTCTCAGTGTTTCACAGCAAAAGTATTCCTCTAACTTTGTTTCACATCTCATAACTTATTTTAACCACATTTTGTTGACCACTTCACTGCCCTGTAATTTAGTCCTGCGTGTGGGCACCCCTTGTGGCTTACTATATACAATCTTAATCTCTTGTCTTTATGATATAATTC
Above is a genomic segment from Glandiceps talaboti chromosome 20, keGlaTala1.1, whole genome shotgun sequence containing:
- the LOC144450539 gene encoding uncharacterized protein LOC144450539, which produces MSSTLRRSRRSVPKTVEERQCLIGGAIRKTSNAIQSIVSRSTHDDFRKNCFHMMQVSNVYEMTEAVKSRLWSIAGQRMGIQEPIPQNTIMVPDSRSLSPSQELSTSNFEMSTDDNLPVKEEDQNLVSVETKDDLNIFTQEDLEEMETLLEENCELDITQSNNSVDNQMKSQYQESQLNTAVAIPQKLENEMLTTSVMKEKSDIAKDKESVIDDDWFNEVLLDCDW